A stretch of DNA from Lysinibacillus sp. B2A1:
CTAACAAAATGATTGCCAATACTGTATTCGGTTTCGGTTTAGCGCATATTGTATTAGGTACAATAGACCTTATTGAACATCGTCGTTAAGAGGAAGAGAGCTCATTTTTCGAGCTCTCTTTTTAATTACATGTAGAAAAAGTCCCTGCTAAATATGGAAGGTTATGATTCATCTATTTTTTCCTATCCGTCTCCTTAAGTTTATTATTGCGTAAAAAATAAGGATTATTATATTTTAAAACTATACATCTCCTTTATTTTCCAATAAAATAAAGGGATAGCTTTAAAATATTAGGAGATGCTAAATGAAAAATTATCCCAATTATAATCTTACCGAATAAGAAATCTCCATTAAATTAAGTGAGAAAGAAAAAATAGTCTTAACACCACTAATGAGTCTAAAAAATTTGTTTTTTTAGAAAAATTCAGTATATAGATTGTACTGTCACCATTAAAGATACGAATTCTGAAACAATTATTTGTAATTTTAAACCAAAGAAAAAAAACTAGTTACAGATAATCTTGATACTATTGAATTTCTTAATATTCATGAATAATAAAGCAGACTTAGAATCGTATTAATAAATCTATGAATGAGGGAAAATATATGATAAATCCAATTACTTCTACCATCATCTTTTTTTCATATTTAATACTATTTATTATTTTGAGAATTGTTTTCTTCAATTTTGCTTTCAAAACACATAAACGACCACTTTCAATGTTTTATGATACGACACTTTTTATTGCAACGACA
This window harbors:
- a CDS encoding asparagine synthase, which encodes MNNIREGLIPTILGSAVTATGYALKQKSGSNKMIANTVFGFGLAHIVLGTIDLIEHRR